The following coding sequences lie in one Rutidosis leptorrhynchoides isolate AG116_Rl617_1_P2 chromosome 4, CSIRO_AGI_Rlap_v1, whole genome shotgun sequence genomic window:
- the LOC139839520 gene encoding omega-3 fatty acid desaturase, chloroplastic-like → MATRVITECGLRPLPKHYPSPTSRNSISKFPNSINISPSRKIRPNYPALRVSAPAGVQLVNDGDNKRVKGFDDNGENGFNPGAPPPFTLADIRAAIPKHCWVKDPWRSMSYVLRDVVVVFGLAAVAAYFNNMFVWPLYWFAQGTMFWAFFVLGHDCGHGSFSNNAKLNSVVGHFLHSSILVPYHGWRISHRTHHQNHGHVENDESWHPLSEKIYRSLDTATRMLRFTLPFPMLAYPFYLWGRSPGKKGSHFHPSSDLFLPKEKTDVITSTVCWSAMAALLVGLSFVMGPLQILKLYGIPYWGFVIWLDLVTYLHHHGHEDKLPWYRGKEWSYLRGGLTTLDRDYGWINNIHHDIGTHVIHHLFPQIPHYHLIEATEAAKPILGKYYREPKKSRPLPFHLIGLLANSIKKDHYVSDEGNVVYYQTDPKLASESK, encoded by the exons ATGGCTACAAGGGTCATAACAGAGTGTGGATTAAGACCACTTCCAAAACACTATCCAAGCCCAACATCAAGAAACTCAATATCCAAATTTCCAAATTCAATAAACATATCACCTTCAAGAAAAATCAGGCCGAATTATCCTGCACTCAGAGTGAGTGCACCGGCCGGTGTTCAGTTAGTAAATGATGGTGATAATAAAAGAGTGAAAGGGTTTGATGATAATGGTGAAAATGGGTTCAACCCTGGTGCACCACCACCTTTCACATTGGCTGATATTCGGGCTGCTATACCGAAACATTGTTGGGTTAAGGACCCGTGGCGGTCCATGAGTTATGTTTTGAGAGATGTGGTGGTGGTTTTCGGGTTGGCGGCTGTGGCGGCTTATTTTAACAATATGTTTGTTTGGCCTTTGTATTGGTTTGCTCAAGGAACAATGTTTTGGGCTTTCTTTGTTCTTGGTCATGATTG TGGTCATGGAAGCTTTTCTAATAATGCAAAACTCAATAGTGTGGTGGGGCATTTTCTTCATTCTTCTATACTTGTACCTTATCATGGATG GAGAATTAGCCATAGAACTCATCATCAGAACCATGGACATGTTGAGAATGATGAATCTTGGCATCCA TTATCTGAGAAGATATATAGAAGTTTAGACACGGCTACTCGGATGTTGAGGTTCACTCTGCCTTTTCCCATGCTTGCATACCCTTTCTATCTG TGGGGTCGAAGTCCAGGAAAGAAAGGGTCTCATTTTCACCCGAGCAGCGATTTGTTTCTGCCTAAGGAAAAAACAGATGTGATCACCTCAACGGTTTGTTGGTCAGCCATGGCTGCCCTGCTTGTGGGTTTGTCCTTTGTCATGGGTCCTCTTCAAATACTTAAACTCTATGGCATACCCTATTGG GGTTTTGTTATATGGTTGGATCTAGTAACTTACTTGCATCACCATGGCCATGAAGACAAACTTCCATGGTACCGTGGCAAG GAATGGAGTTACCTAAGAGGAGGGCTAACAACACTTGATCGTGACTACGGATGGATAAATAACATCCATCATGACATAGGAACACATGTTATACATCATCTTTTTCCTCAAATCCCACACTATCACTTAATAGAGGCA ACTGAAGCTGCTAAGCCAATTCTTGGGAAATATTACAGGGAGCCAAAGAAATCAAGGCCTCTTCCATTTCACTTAATTGGACTTCTTGCAAATAGTATCAAAAAAGATCATTATGTGAGTGATGAAGGAAACGTTGTATATTATCAAACTGACCCGAAGCTCGCGAGTGAGTCAAAATAG